The Betta splendens chromosome 4, fBetSpl5.4, whole genome shotgun sequence genome contains a region encoding:
- the plin3 gene encoding mannose-6-phosphate receptor binding protein 1 isoform X2, which translates to MEDSTMTNESGSAEVEPTNGDQQNVVSRLSNLPLFSSACEAVSSAYSTTKDHVPLLKGVMDVAESGVRTLGAAATTGSKPLLNIIEPQLAVVNEYAMKGLDKMEEKLPILHQPADKVVSNTVGIVYQSVVGAVMGGVEMTRAAVSGGIGTVMGTRMGQMVSSGMGLALSRSEDWVDQNLPLTERELAAVAEPAVSEETTLSTSPNYFVRLGKLSAKVQERALQQSLVRARRAREATYAAVTQITSTLDLLESARTSLGTTTNQIGGAAEQLLQRWKEWKQEHNGADQAESDTDGTKDESELEWRALAMVRGLSEQLRVACSNVVSSAQGLPGAVQDQLTSARKSSEELQSSLGNTSSLTPLLLERSRLHLTQVQQSLDGVMEYLLNNKPLNWLVGPFAPQITEKAEDDEAMEPTVLNDEAFKSSP; encoded by the exons ATGGAGGACAGCACGATGACTAATGAGAGCGGCTCTGCAGAGGTAGAACCAACTAATGGAGaccagcag AATGTTGTCTCCAGACTGAGCAACTTGCCGCTATTCAGCTCAGCTTGTGAGGCTGTGTCCAGCGCCTACAGTACCACCAAGGACCATGTGCCCCTGTTGAAGGGTGTAATGGACGTGGCGGAGAGTGGCGTTCGAACCCTGGGAGCAGCTGCCACCACCGGATCCAAGCCTCTGTTGAACATTATAGAACCACAGC ttgctgttgtaaatgaatatgCCATGAAGGGACTGGATAAGATGGAAGAGAAGCTGCCCATTCTTCACCAACCAGCAGACAAG GTGGTGTCGAACACGGTTGGTATAGTGTACCAGTCGGTGGTGGGGGCCGTGATGGGTGGTGTCGAAATGACCCGGGCAGCGGTCAGCGGCGGCATCGGCACAGTCATGGGAACCAGGATGGGCCAGATGGTCAGCAGTGGGATGGGCCTGGCCCTGAGCCGATCTGAGGACTGGGTTGACCAGAACCTACCACTCACTGAGAGAGAGCTGG ctgctgtggctgaaccTGCCGTCAGTGAGGAGACGACCCTGTCGACCAGCCCCAACTATTTTGTCCGCTTGGGAAAACTCTCTGCCAAAGTGCAGGAGCGAGCCCTGCAGCAGTCCCTGGTCCGAGCGAGGCGGGCCAGAGAGGCCACCTATGCAGCCGTGACTCAGATTACCAGCACTCTGGACCTGCTAGAGAGTGCCCGTACCAGTCTGGGTACCACCACCAACCAAataggaggagctgcagagcagctgctgcagcgctggaaaGAATGGAAGCAGGAGCACAATGGAGCTGATCAGGCTGAGTCAGACACAGATGGGACCAAAGATGAATCTGAG CTCGAGTGGCGAGCCCTCGCCATGGTGCGCGGTCTGAGTGAGCAGTTGCGTGTAGCATGCTCCAATGTGGTTTCAAGTGCTCAGGGTCTGCCAGGTGCCGTCCAGGACCAGCTGACCAGTGCCAGGAAATCGTCTGAAGAACTACAGTCCTCTCTGGGAAACACCAGCTCTCTCACTCCACTGCTTTTGGAGCGGAGTCGTCTCCACCTGACACAA GTTCAGCAGTCTCTAGATGGTGTCATGGAATATCTCCTAAACAACAAACCTCTCAACTGGCTGGTTGGACCTTTTGCCCCTCAGATCACTGAGAAAGCTGAAGACGATGAGGCGATGGAACCGACTGTCCTAAACGACGAGGCTTTCAAGAGTTCTCCATGA
- the abhd17ab gene encoding alpha/beta hydrolase domain-containing protein 17A: MNGLSLSELCCLFCCPPFPSRIAAKLAFLPPEPTYTFLPDPETGPAAGPQAMGSSSLRSRSGASVAGSGGAGTVEGRWKLHMTERAEFQYSQRELDTAEVFLTRSSRGNKIGCMYIRCAPNARFTVLFSHGNAVDLGQMSSFYIGLGTRINCNIFSYDYSGYGVSTGKPSEKNLYADIDAAWHALRSRYGISPENIILYGQSIGTVPTVDLASRYECAAVVLHSPLTSGMRVAFPDTKKTYCFDAFPNIEKVSKITSPVLIIHGTEDEVIDFSHGLSLFERCPKAVEPLWVEGAGHNDIELYSQYLERLRRFIGQELAVQHV, from the exons ATGAATGGCCTCTCTCTCAGTGAGCTTTGCTGTCTCTTCTGCTGCCCGCCCTTCCCCAGTCGCATTGCAGCCAAGCTGGCCTTCCTGCCCCCTGAGCCCACATACACCTTCCTTCCAGACCCAGAGACGGGCCCGGCCGCGGGGCCGCAGGCGATGGGGTCATCTAGCCTTCGGTCGCGCAGTGGCGCCTCGGTTGCAGGAAGCGGAGGGGCTGGGACTGTGGAGGGGAGGTGGAAGCTTCACATGACAGAGCGGGCAGAGTTTCAGTACTCGCAGAGGGAGCTGGACACGGCAGAGGTGTTCCTCACACGCTCCAGCCGCGGGAACAAAATAGGCTGCATGTATATTCGCTGTGCTCCCAATGCAAG ATTTACAGTCCTTTTCTCCCATGGGAACGCTGTCGACCTGGGGCAGATGAGCAGTTTCTACATCGGCCTTGGCACTCGTATCAACTGCAACATCTTTTCCTACGACTACTCAGGCTATGGTGTCAGCACTGGGAAGCCATCGGAGAAAAACCTCTATGCAGACATAGACGCTGCCTGGCATGCCCTGCGCtcacg TTATGGCATCAGCCCAGAGAATATTATCCTCTATGGACAGAGCATTGGTACAGTTCCCACTGTGGACCTGGCATCACGATATGAGTGCGCTGCCGTAGTCCTTCACTCACCTCTAACATCTGGCATGAGAGTGGCCTTTCCCGACACGAAGAAAACCTACTGCTTCGATGCTTTCCCCAA cATTGAGAAAGTTTCCAAAATCACATCTCCAGTCCTCATCATCCACGGCACAGAGGACGAGGTGATCGACTTCTCCCACGGCCTCAGTCTGTTTGAGCGTTGCCCCAAAGCGGTGGAGCCTCTGTGGGTGGAGGGAGCGGGACACAATGACATTGAACTGTACAGCCAGTATCTGGAGCGCCTGCGCCGCTTCATAGGACAGGAGTTAGCGGTACAGCACGTCTGA
- the zgc:77486 gene encoding AN1-type zinc finger protein 5 isoform X1 encodes MAQETNQTQVPMLCTMGCGFYGNPRTNGMCSVCYKEHLQRQQGGGRSSPPGEKAAITPAGSPGSAGVTVESTTSEPSTEVAGNPSEEQTTSPSSPSPVTQQMTAMSISQDSAPVDSDRAEAEEEEESTSNSTEPAGEAAQAASDGDQTPDKNKKKNRCFSCRKKVGLTGFDCRCGNLFCAIHRYSDKHDCPYDYRSAAAARIRKENPIVVAEKIQKL; translated from the exons ATGGCTCAAGAGACCAATCAGACGCAGGTGCCAATGCTTTGCACCATGGGATGCGGTTTCTATGGTAACCCCCGCACCAACGGCATGTGCTCGGTCTGCTACAAGGAacacctgcagagacaacaGGGAGGGGGGCGATCCAGCCCACCTGGAGAGAAAG CAGCTATAACACCAGCAGGATCACCGGGGTCTGCTGGTGTGACCGTGGAGAGCACAACATCAGAGCCAAGTACAGAGGTGGCAGGAAATCCATCTGAGGAACAAACAACCAG CCCTAGTTCCCCCAGCCCAGTAACTCAACAGATGACTGCAATGAGCATCTCCCAGGATTCAGCACCTGTTGACTCTGATCGAGCAGAagctgaggaagaagaggagagtaCTTCAAACAGCACAG AACCTGCAGGAGAGGCAGCTCAGGCTGCATCTGATGGTGACCAAACGCCtgataaaaacaagaaaaagaaccGCTGCTTCTCTTGCCGGAAGAAAGTGGGCCTCACCG GTTTTGACTGTCGCTGCGGCAACCTGTTCTGTGCCATTCACCGTTACTCTGACAAACACGACTGTCCCTACGATTACCGGAGTGCAGCCGCCGCCCGCATACGCAAGGAGAACCCCATCGTGGTGGCTGAGAAAATCCAGAAGTTATGA
- the zgc:77486 gene encoding AN1-type zinc finger protein 5 isoform X2, with the protein MAQETNQTQVPMLCTMGCGFYGNPRTNGMCSVCYKEHLQRQQGGGRSSPPGEKAITPAGSPGSAGVTVESTTSEPSTEVAGNPSEEQTTSPSSPSPVTQQMTAMSISQDSAPVDSDRAEAEEEEESTSNSTEPAGEAAQAASDGDQTPDKNKKKNRCFSCRKKVGLTGFDCRCGNLFCAIHRYSDKHDCPYDYRSAAAARIRKENPIVVAEKIQKL; encoded by the exons ATGGCTCAAGAGACCAATCAGACGCAGGTGCCAATGCTTTGCACCATGGGATGCGGTTTCTATGGTAACCCCCGCACCAACGGCATGTGCTCGGTCTGCTACAAGGAacacctgcagagacaacaGGGAGGGGGGCGATCCAGCCCACCTGGAGAGAAAG CTATAACACCAGCAGGATCACCGGGGTCTGCTGGTGTGACCGTGGAGAGCACAACATCAGAGCCAAGTACAGAGGTGGCAGGAAATCCATCTGAGGAACAAACAACCAG CCCTAGTTCCCCCAGCCCAGTAACTCAACAGATGACTGCAATGAGCATCTCCCAGGATTCAGCACCTGTTGACTCTGATCGAGCAGAagctgaggaagaagaggagagtaCTTCAAACAGCACAG AACCTGCAGGAGAGGCAGCTCAGGCTGCATCTGATGGTGACCAAACGCCtgataaaaacaagaaaaagaaccGCTGCTTCTCTTGCCGGAAGAAAGTGGGCCTCACCG GTTTTGACTGTCGCTGCGGCAACCTGTTCTGTGCCATTCACCGTTACTCTGACAAACACGACTGTCCCTACGATTACCGGAGTGCAGCCGCCGCCCGCATACGCAAGGAGAACCCCATCGTGGTGGCTGAGAAAATCCAGAAGTTATGA
- the plin3 gene encoding mannose-6-phosphate receptor binding protein 1 isoform X1, whose protein sequence is MEDSTMTNESGSAEVEPTNGDQQNVVSRLSNLPLFSSACEAVSSAYSTTKDHVPLLKGVMDVAESGVRTLGAAATTGSKPLLNIIEPQLAVVNEYAMKGLDKMEEKLPILHQPADKVVSNTVGIVYQSVVGAVMGGVEMTRAAVSGGIGTVMGTRMGQMVSSGMGLALSRSEDWVDQNLPLTERELAAVAEPAVSEETTLSTSPNYFVRLGKLSAKVQERALQQSLVRARRAREATYAAVTQITSTLDLLESARTSLGTTTNQIGGAAEQLLQRWKEWKQEHNGADQAESDTDGTKDESEQLEWRALAMVRGLSEQLRVACSNVVSSAQGLPGAVQDQLTSARKSSEELQSSLGNTSSLTPLLLERSRLHLTQVQQSLDGVMEYLLNNKPLNWLVGPFAPQITEKAEDDEAMEPTVLNDEAFKSSP, encoded by the exons ATGGAGGACAGCACGATGACTAATGAGAGCGGCTCTGCAGAGGTAGAACCAACTAATGGAGaccagcag AATGTTGTCTCCAGACTGAGCAACTTGCCGCTATTCAGCTCAGCTTGTGAGGCTGTGTCCAGCGCCTACAGTACCACCAAGGACCATGTGCCCCTGTTGAAGGGTGTAATGGACGTGGCGGAGAGTGGCGTTCGAACCCTGGGAGCAGCTGCCACCACCGGATCCAAGCCTCTGTTGAACATTATAGAACCACAGC ttgctgttgtaaatgaatatgCCATGAAGGGACTGGATAAGATGGAAGAGAAGCTGCCCATTCTTCACCAACCAGCAGACAAG GTGGTGTCGAACACGGTTGGTATAGTGTACCAGTCGGTGGTGGGGGCCGTGATGGGTGGTGTCGAAATGACCCGGGCAGCGGTCAGCGGCGGCATCGGCACAGTCATGGGAACCAGGATGGGCCAGATGGTCAGCAGTGGGATGGGCCTGGCCCTGAGCCGATCTGAGGACTGGGTTGACCAGAACCTACCACTCACTGAGAGAGAGCTGG ctgctgtggctgaaccTGCCGTCAGTGAGGAGACGACCCTGTCGACCAGCCCCAACTATTTTGTCCGCTTGGGAAAACTCTCTGCCAAAGTGCAGGAGCGAGCCCTGCAGCAGTCCCTGGTCCGAGCGAGGCGGGCCAGAGAGGCCACCTATGCAGCCGTGACTCAGATTACCAGCACTCTGGACCTGCTAGAGAGTGCCCGTACCAGTCTGGGTACCACCACCAACCAAataggaggagctgcagagcagctgctgcagcgctggaaaGAATGGAAGCAGGAGCACAATGGAGCTGATCAGGCTGAGTCAGACACAGATGGGACCAAAGATGAATCTGAG CAGCTCGAGTGGCGAGCCCTCGCCATGGTGCGCGGTCTGAGTGAGCAGTTGCGTGTAGCATGCTCCAATGTGGTTTCAAGTGCTCAGGGTCTGCCAGGTGCCGTCCAGGACCAGCTGACCAGTGCCAGGAAATCGTCTGAAGAACTACAGTCCTCTCTGGGAAACACCAGCTCTCTCACTCCACTGCTTTTGGAGCGGAGTCGTCTCCACCTGACACAA GTTCAGCAGTCTCTAGATGGTGTCATGGAATATCTCCTAAACAACAAACCTCTCAACTGGCTGGTTGGACCTTTTGCCCCTCAGATCACTGAGAAAGCTGAAGACGATGAGGCGATGGAACCGACTGTCCTAAACGACGAGGCTTTCAAGAGTTCTCCATGA